In the Sorghum bicolor cultivar BTx623 chromosome 4, Sorghum_bicolor_NCBIv3, whole genome shotgun sequence genome, AGATGTTTGACCATTTTCTTTCAGTTGCCTATGCAAACTCGAATGGATACCATAATACAAACATGGCATTTTTTtttcaatccatcccaaattataagatgtttgacttttttgacattAAGTTTAGTCACTTATCTTATTTAAAACTTTGTGCAAAATATGACTTAAAGTTGACTATGTTTACatatattttttgaataagagtgGTCAAAGATCAAAAAAgtgaaacgtcttataattttggATGAAAAGAGTATGAAGGATGATTTGAATTTTAATACACGTAGCAACGCATGGGTATGGTCCTAGTAAAACTGGATATTCCACCCCCTGAATTTTCAAACCCGGTCAAATAACCTCCtagagtggttttagagggtggttttgtgtttttcttatttatttatttatttccaatgaatctttgaaaaatcaaaataaatcataaaaatgaaaagttcaattttgttggactattgATGAGTAGAtatacacaatgaatatataatatggtatactttagtataaagtttttgttgtagctttaaatttatgtttttctataattaataagaataattcatatgtgtagttcctatggttcaattgtggtaaaatttttatgttgggctcattattatatgtttgaactatggtaaaagtttcgtacccatataacttagttatagatttatttagctttattcttgttaaatctatgctttatctataactaagttatacgtgattcaatgagtatgaaatttttaccgtagttcaagcatacaataatgagcccaccataaaatttttaccataattggaccatagaaactacatatatgaattaattacagaaaaatatagatttaaagttacagcaaaaactttatactaaagtataccatactatatattcactgtgtatatatactcatcaggagtccaacaaaatttaattttttattttataatttttatgtggtttattatgatttttcaaaaattcagcaaaaataaataaaaaagaaaaaaaacaaaaccaccctctaaaaccactctaggaggttatttgaccggttttgaaagttcagatgATAGAATATCCAATTTTATAGTTTGGGGGATGAAATATTCCATCCTAAATAGTCTAGggattatgtagacttttttcaTACAAAAATTCTTGTGATAATGAATTCGGTTGCAAGGCATGATTGTAAGGGAAAATATGGGCTTGCAAGTATCCTGGCCTCCGAAACCAGGAAGATGTGATCCGGCCCACAAACACAGGCTGGCCCGGGGCGGTGCACGTGGCAAACCAGGGGCGGCACGGAGGACAGCGCTTGCCGCTTGGTGCCGCCGTGCAGATATCGAGGAGCCATAGCCTGTACCCTGTAGAGAGGGTGGAGAGCAGAAGCCGGCGGAGCCATGGCGACCACTCTTTCGTTATCCTCTCCCCTCTTCCTCGGAGCTCCGGCCAGAGGTAAACTGCTCCTTCTTCCCTCCACCATCTCCTCTCTGATTCTCACCCGAACCGCCCCTCGCCTCCCCGTCCTGGTACTGTTTCCAGCGTAGACGGGATTTCAGCTTCAGAGTCCCCGGACCCTCCGGCTGATTTAGCTAGCTACGCAACAAATGGCATGCTCCCTTTTCGTACTGATGAATATGTGCTAAGTTCGTGAAATTTGTTCAGCGTCGTAGATGCATAGTGCATAGTATTACCCATCATTCTTGGCAAAAGCCTGCATATCTTATGCATCTGCTAGCTGTGTTCACCGTATCTGGAGGACTAGTGCTGTGAGGAAACTGTATTTGGTTAGCACGCAGAGAAAGAAAATTTTCGATTGGGGTACATTTCCAGCTTATGATTTGGTTTGTTTTGAATCATGCAGCTAGAGATGCAATTTCGTATGGAGTGGCTTCGGCTAGTATATCACCAACCACTGTAAATGTTCTAGGCAAGGGCTACACGAGCAGGGTTCCTGTTCGGGAGCAACAGCGACGAATGGCGATAGTATCTGTGGTTGGTCAGCAAAATTCTTAGTGCAGCCTCCATTTCTCAGTACCTCCTCTTCTAGTGTGATTTGCTTTAATTTATAAAATGTCATTTGCATGATGTAGGTTGTTCAGTGACACAAAAGTGTTAGGCATGTTCACTTAGTGGTTAATTTCTTGTTATTAGCAGTATATCATAAAAGCAAAAGGAACTGAGTGATGATCTGTGCATTAAAAATTCAAAGGAGAAAATGGAAATTTTAATCTTATCTTAACTTTGCATATTCCCTGTTTCATAGAAGGGTTCTGGAAAAGTAAAATTTCACCATGACTTCATTGCAAGTTTGCTACATAGAAATTATGTTACAAGATCGTTCTTTACAAGTCAATTtagtttgcaacttgtttgatCGGGTATCCTTCTTTCTAGCTTGGAAGGAAGAAGTCAACGGCCAAAGAAACAGTTGTCCCGGACCCTGACTATAGGTTACCAATTGCTATACTTGGTGAGCTCTAAAGTTAGTAAGTAGAACATCTCTTAACATGTAATTTTACATCAATAGAAGAAGATGGCATGGGTTTAGCATGGTTATTAAGGTATTTAATAACAGCTATTGTCCAAATGCAGGGATTGCTAGTGCTTTTGCATATGCAGACAATCTTCTAGCTGCTGCACCTGTAGGACTGCTGGGGCTTCTTCTTTTGTTCCAGGTCAGCATACCCTAACCAGGCTGCTTTTGGAGTTCAAAACATCTGTTTAACTTGATGGTTATTACATATCATCAGAGGATTCTATTCTTTTATGCAATAGCATCTGCAAGTTAGCTCATGGAGCATATAAATATATTGGATGACATATTATCTTTTTTTGCTCAAACATCGAAGAGACCTGCATATCATTGTattaaaagaagagaaaaaagggGTGAGAACCCGCACAAACCAACTCACACACTCACTCTCGAGAGAGCTACATGCAACAATAGCGCCTTTACCCAAAGTAAAACCAACCTCGACTTAAAAAACTAGTTCAACAAAGGCATGGGGGCAATGAGGTATGAAATGCCTCTAGCCCCGGCAAAATTCCAAAGATGGAGATCCTCACTGGCGAGCATAAGCACTCTAGCTAGATTAGGTGACAAACACTCAAAGAATTTTCTTAAGTTGTTCTCTCACTCCATCAATGATTTTATcccactactccctccatccacaaATAAATATAACATCTTGTTTCCCgaagagtcaaacttttttaagtttgaccaaatatatacaaaaatatactaatatttttCATATGTAATATGTATCATTAGACTGGGCATGaaatatactttcataatatatttatctgcaaatacaAATATTGaaattatttgatatatttctggtcaaacttaaaaaagtttgactcctCGAAAAGCGTGACATGCATTTATTTATGGACAGAAGGAGTAGTCCACAAGGCATTCGTCCCCATTCTGTGGTGCAATGCTCTGTAGGCCAACTCTTTGATATATTATCAGAGAATTCTACTCTTTTCTAGAAGAGCATCTACAAGTCAATTAATGGAGCATACAAATATTCTGTTTTCTTTCGAGGGCATATATTACAGCATTCCAATTCAAACCAAATTCTGTACTGgagatctttttttttctattatttGCGCAGATGTTTAGGTGTTTCTCATTCCTGCTAAGCAACATATTTATTCAACTTAGCAACCCTGATTGTATCACTCTTAAAGATCAATAAAAGGAAATTGATGTATCATAAGTCTGTGTCTGTTTCTAACTAGGATTCAGTCCTTTTCTAATGTCTGCCTTGCTGCATTCTTTCTCTGCAGACTACAAGAGTGAGGTTCGTCTTTGATAATGAGGCCCTGGTTCGTACCCTTTACTTTTCTTGAGAGTAAACTTAACATCAGAGAGCATGCCAGTCAACTCATGAAAATGCTTTCTAGAACTGTTTGCTGGATTGCATGATGAGAGTACACGCACAGAATGTTTTTTGGGGGTAGATGAACCAATTTGTGTACCATGTGGTTGTTCCTTGCACCCTGGCACTACTGCCTCTGTTGTGTTAAAGGGGCTGCTTAGTTCTGCCCTTCACAGGATGGTGCAGTGCATCGTGGCTTCTTCCCAACCGTTTGTACTTCACAGCTTCACTCTACATTGAGTAGCAGAGCTAGCTCCTGCCTTCTccttaaaaaagaaaagaaaattaaagATGACGTGGAGTCCATTATCTGAACTCAATATTTGGCTCTTTGCATATGAAATGCTGTAAATACCTGTCTTTTTTTCATAATGGTAATTCATAAGCTTGTGTCATATAGGAGGTGAAAGTTGGAGACCAGCTGCAGGAGTCAGGTGAAAATGTGTTTGTCGGCGGCAAGAACCGTTGGAAGTACGCAGACCTGTTAACCCTTTTAAATCCTGTCAGTTTTCTTTATCATGATAAGAGGTTCACAATCTAATAATCCAAGACATGCATAGGTACTCAACGTTTGTAAATTGGGAGCTATGGTGGCCACAGTTTCCTATCTTGGTTTACTTCAAGGAGACCCAGACAAAGCCCGAAGGACAAATCCACTTCTTTCCTGTGATATTCGTAAGTTTATCGATTTACCCAGCCAAACAAGTTCGTTTCTGGATACCACGGTATTCAAACTAATGCTATGACACAGAATGGTCGACAATTATATGATGTAATGGTGGAGCGTGCTGGACCCTCGAAGACGAGTGGCCCTAAATAGTGCCACCTTGCTTCTTCCCTCGTGGCAATGACATGACTTTCCATGTCTTCTATGGCTCGGATCCTTGGACAAATATTCCGTCCTGATGTGTAGCTTGCGCTTCCCTTCAAGTAGAAGgtcgtgtatatatatagcGTCTATACTTGTTGTATCTTCAGTAGGGATAATAGAAACTAATGTCATGCAACTTTTTCTTCTGGAACTGCAACTGTGATGAATCAAAGCTTGTGCGAGGAACTTTCCAAATCCAGTGAATTGAGTTGACGGAATTGAGGGTCGGTTTGGATGCTGGTTCCAAATCCAGTGACATTTTGCTGAAATAGTATTGGCATTTGATTCAGTTCCCAGACATCTGGATGTCTTAAATTGGTCATCGCAAATCAACGTTCGTACATCGTCCATCGTCTTCCCCTTGGCCGGCGAGGCCCTAAAATCCTCCATACCTCGGTTCTACCCCCATAGGCTTTGGCTGCCCCTTAGGGCTAATTGGAAACTCAAATCCCCTTGAGATCCCTGATTTTTTTTAGGGTGAAAAATCTATGAGaaaataatttaaataattaTTTAGTTCTTCATGGAGGGTTTTTCTATCTCTGGGTGTAGCCTCCCCttgcttcaaaaaaaaaaaaaaaaccctcagCGTCCCAGCTCCATCCGTTCTGCACGTCAGTGATCCGCGCCCACTTCGGACCCTCCCTTTGACGAGGGGAATGGGAATGGGAATGGGCCAGACCCAAATCTGAAAATGCTTTCGCTCGGTGACTCCCGAGCACCACTCTTACTCTTAGGTCGTCGatgctaaggtcttgtttagtctcctactacaactaaaaagactaaaagAGAGACAACCTTTTCGTGCGACAATCTTCCGTCGCGGTTTCGTCCTGCCTCCTGCGACGCGCATCCCACCCGGCTCTCTCTTccgtccaaaaaaaaaagaaaacaaaatcgCATCCGGTATCCTGCTCGGAGCACCGCTCCCAAATCCTCCTCGCCGACCCCTCCGGCCCTCCCAGATCCTCCTCCCTCCTCGGCCGCTCCCGTTTCCTGCTCGGAGCCCCGGCAGACTTGCTGGGTTTTCCGCCCTGGGATCGCCGTGCTGCGCCGGCGAGCAGAGCCCCCCCTCGCAGATCCTCCTCGGCCGCTCCCGTATCCTGCTCGGAGCCCCGGCAGGCTTGCTGGGATCGCCGCCCTGCGCGCCCAGCCCGCGAAAGCCACCGCTGTCGCCTCCTGGTCCGCATCCCGCCGATCTCAGAAGCTGCTGAGGGTTGCCGGAAGCGCCTGCGTCTTGCCGGTTGCCGGACGCACCTATCAACCGCTGGTGACGACGAATCGGCACAGGAAGCTGGTGACGAGCTATCGGTTCTCGTGCCTTGTGCGACCTCGCCGCCGAAGAAGCAACGAGCCCCACCGCCGTGGATCTCCTCCTCGCGTGCGTGTGTTATCTGCCCCCGCCGTGTTTCCACTCGATGCGGTCAAGTGCAGTATTGGCTGTGCGCGCACACTGCCCAGGGTGCTGGCTGCGTGTGAACACCGGCGAgggtgcagcagcagcaccctCGCCTTCTCCGTGGCGCATGCTACAGCACCGGCGTTGGGGCCATGAAGAGCGGCGGCTGCTTGTTGTGTGTGCGTCGGGTGAGAATGaggctagggtttggggataCTCACAACGCTGTTTTTGTTCGTCCGGAGAAGAAGACAGACCATAGGATCGGATCGGACGGCAACAAATTTCTGGTGGCTTTAGTTGGGCCAGCGGGGGAGGAGTGAACGGCCCATGACCTGGTTATGGCCCAGATGGCTTGCGTGACTAAGATTTGTGCTCCCGCAGGCCAAAACTAAATGagtcaaatattttttttcttttgtggtGCAAATACCAATCAATTTACGTTTTTAATTATTGCATTATTTAAGACTAAGAATAAGCAAATA is a window encoding:
- the LOC8059104 gene encoding uncharacterized protein LOC8059104; the protein is MATTLSLSSPLFLGAPARARDAISYGVASASISPTTVNVLGKGYTSRVPVREQQRRMAIVSVLGRKKSTAKETVVPDPDYRLPIAILGIASAFAYADNLLAAAPVGLLGLLLLFQTTRVRFVFDNEALEVKVGDQLQESGENVFVGGKNRWKYSTFVNWELWWPQFPILVYFKETQTKPEGQIHFFPVIFNGRQLYDVMVERAGPSKTSGPK